In Candidatus Goldiibacteriota bacterium, the genomic stretch ACACGTACGCCTACAAGGACGGCTACAAGGACAAGGACTCCCGCGGCAACAATGACAACAACCCCCACCGTCACAATGACTCCGCAGGCGACATATACACCTACTGCCACTGTGACTGTTTATGTGGAACCGACTGTTACGCCGACTATTTCCGCCAATACAAGGATAACAATAGGGGATCATTTTCCGTATCCCAACCCTTCAAACGGAAGAAGCGTGAATATAAGATATGAAATAAAAACAGGTTTCGCGAAGAATGTTAAAATTCACATTTATACTCTTGGCGACAGAAAGATAGATACGATAAAAGATTCTGACAGCGCCCCGGGCGTTCATGATGTGTTGTGGAGGCCTAAATATCAGCTTTCAAACGGGATGTATTATTATATTCTTGAAGCTGACAACGGGCGTACAGGGGACAGATTAAAACGCGATGTTGTTCAGGGTGCGATTGTAGTGCTTAAATGACCACCGGAGGCTTAATGCGTAAAATAAGCGTTCTCTTATTACTGCTGTTTTTTTACGCCGGCATTTTAAGGGCGGCAGACAGCGATATTGCTTACAGCGCAGCCGGCTACAAACCTATAATGTCAAAAAAAGCATCGGTTAATGTTGCATGTTCCTCGTTTCAGGTTGTGCGGGAATCAGACAGTGCAGTAGTGTTTTCCGGCACTGCTACCGGCCCTTTGTATACGCCCGACAGCGTAAGAAACGTTTATGTGGTTGATTTTACGCCTGTTGTCACGCCCGGCACATATTATATTAACGTGGACGGCGTGGGCAGGACGCAGAATTTTGAAATTTCTGAAACTGTTTTTCAGGATGTTTTTAAAAAAGTATTTCTTGGGATGTATATGTGGAGGTCAGGCACGGCCGTATCACACACTTACGGCAGCACAACGTATTCCTGGAACGCCGGCCATATGGCCAACGCGAATTTATATTATTCAAACGAGCCGTATTCAAATTCGTACAAAGACGGTACAGGCGGCTGGTATGACGCGGGTGATTACGGAAGGTACCTGGGAAATGTAGGGATAACAGTATGGCCTATGTTTATGGCGTGGGAAGATTTTGGCGATTCAATTAACGCAATGACATACGGGATTCCTGATTTAAATCCCGGGATGCCGGAATATCTTCAGGAAATAAAATGGGAAACCGACTGGCTGTTTAAAATGATGTACGCGGACGGCGGCGGTAAAATTCACGACAAGCTTACAAGCAAAAACCACACTTCAATGAGCGTGCTTCCCGCGAATGACACTTCGCTTATGTATTTTCTTCCGTGGAGTACGTATGCCACTTCAAATTTTGCCGGCACGATGGCAATGGCCGCAAGGTACTTTGCGCCTTATGATTCGTTTTACGCGCAGGAATGCATTGACGCGGCAGAACTTGCGTTTCAGGTTTTAATAGATAATCCTTCAATAGTCACGTTTGATGCTTACGCGCTTGGTTTTTATACCGGTATTTATAACGGTGATGACGCCGGCAACAGGATATGGGCGGCCGCGGAACTATTTGCGTCTACGGGAAAAACTGTATACCGCGATTATTTTGAAGCAAGGGCTTCAAGCGGATATATGCAGTCTATATATGACTGGAATAATCTTTCAGATATGGCTATGCTTACTTATTATTTCTGCGACAGGCCCGGCAAGAATTCGGTCATTACGGACAGGATAAGAACCAACACGATAAATACCGCGAACGGGATAGTTACGGCGGTAAATTCACACGGTTACGGCAGGTCAATGACAAGCCATTGGTGGGGAAGTAATGGTGTTGTAGCCAGAATGTCTGTGATTTTATACTCGGCTTTTAAAATGACAGGTGATTATAAATACAGAAACGCCGGTTTTGAAATCTTAAATCATCTTTTTGGAAGGAATCATTTTGGACGCTCACAGGTAACAGGCATAGGTACTAACCCCGCGCTTTATCCACATGACAGGCGGTGCAATTCTGACGGTATCGCCGCGCCGATTCCCGGGTATCTGGTGGGCGGCTCGCCTGGAACAAACAATCCTGATAGCGTAGCCGATGATCCTATTATTGTTGCGATGGCATCGGGATTACCGGCGGCAGCATATTGGGCGGACAATGTGGGTTCTTTTTCATCCAATGAAATTGCCATTAACTGGCAGGCAGGGCTTATATACGGCGTTGCGGCTTTTTTAAATGACGGGCCGGCGCCTACAGCAACACCTACAATAACAGATACTCCTTTTGTAACGGTTACCCCCACGCGTACAGTAACCGCTACAAGGACACCAACAGCAACAAGAACGGCAACCAGGACAGTAAGTCCTACTGCTTCAATTACTCCCACATCAACTGACACACCGTTTGTGACATCTACGCCTACATATTCAATAACGCAGACTTCCAGTATAACAATGACTTATACCATAACCATGACCCCCACGCCCACTGCCGAAATTCCTTCGGTTTATATAACTGTGGGTGAACATTTTCCTTATCCAAACCCGTCAAAAGGAAATGAAATTAAAATAAGATATCAGATAACAAAAGGGCTGGCAAAAACAGTTAACATTCATTTTTACACCCTTGCAGACAGAAAGTTTGACGCGATAAAAGAAAATAACAAAGGTATCGGATGGCATGAAGTTTTGTGGAAGCCAAAAAAGAAACTTGCCTCCGGAATGTATTATTACGTCATTGAAGCTGACAAC encodes the following:
- a CDS encoding glycoside hydrolase family 9 protein, translating into MRKISVLLLLLFFYAGILRAADSDIAYSAAGYKPIMSKKASVNVACSSFQVVRESDSAVVFSGTATGPLYTPDSVRNVYVVDFTPVVTPGTYYINVDGVGRTQNFEISETVFQDVFKKVFLGMYMWRSGTAVSHTYGSTTYSWNAGHMANANLYYSNEPYSNSYKDGTGGWYDAGDYGRYLGNVGITVWPMFMAWEDFGDSINAMTYGIPDLNPGMPEYLQEIKWETDWLFKMMYADGGGKIHDKLTSKNHTSMSVLPANDTSLMYFLPWSTYATSNFAGTMAMAARYFAPYDSFYAQECIDAAELAFQVLIDNPSIVTFDAYALGFYTGIYNGDDAGNRIWAAAELFASTGKTVYRDYFEARASSGYMQSIYDWNNLSDMAMLTYYFCDRPGKNSVITDRIRTNTINTANGIVTAVNSHGYGRSMTSHWWGSNGVVARMSVILYSAFKMTGDYKYRNAGFEILNHLFGRNHFGRSQVTGIGTNPALYPHDRRCNSDGIAAPIPGYLVGGSPGTNNPDSVADDPIIVAMASGLPAAAYWADNVGSFSSNEIAINWQAGLIYGVAAFLNDGPAPTATPTITDTPFVTVTPTRTVTATRTPTATRTATRTVSPTASITPTSTDTPFVTSTPTYSITQTSSITMTYTITMTPTPTAEIPSVYITVGEHFPYPNPSKGNEIKIRYQITKGLAKTVNIHFYTLADRKFDAIKENNKGIGWHEVLWKPKKKLASGMYYYVIEADNGKFGGLNKKDLKQGAVVVIK